The genomic interval TAAAATTGGGCAGGCACCTACACCTGGGCATGGCTTAGATGGGTGTGCGTCTGTTAACCCTGTGGGTATGAGCTCAtgggcatatgtgtgtgtatgtttgcgCATTGGTGGCTTCACGTGTATGCTTGGATGTCCATGAATGTCTATGTATGCACACAGGAATGGCACCTACATCTGACTGGAAATGAGACTTCAAGATTACTCCCAGCATGGCTCTACTGGATCTTTTTAAAGCTCCTATGCTTGGGCCAGGGCCTCAGAATACTAAGTTCATTACCTGGGACAAGGGTTCGTAGATGGCCCAGCTGCTGTGTGATTCTAAGCAGTATCttgacctttctgtgcctcagtgtaTCTCTGTTCCCTCACCTATCACATGAGAATTTGGATGAGTTGAGCTCTGAGATCTCCTCCAACCCTGGTAATAAATGTGGAGAGGAGGGATGTGTCCCAGGGGTTTCAGGAGAGGACTCCACTGGGCTCCAGTTCCCCACTTCCATAGGTACCTCTGGCTCTGCAGAGAAATGGAAGACTGAGATCTGACCTAGCAGCCTGGACATGGGGTTCAGCTAACACTGGGAATAGAATCCAGGTCATTTAGTGTACCAGAGTGTTTGCTAACAGTCCCTTCTTTGAGCTTGGGGAACCAGAGCTCTGTGCCTAACAGAATGTTGCCTGTACCAGGATAGAAGGTCCAGGGAGACTCCTGTGCCAGCCTCCTGTGAAACTTCTTGAGCTTCAGGCTGTAACTAgtgagcctttgttgaaagcctACCCCATGCCAGACCTACCACAGGCTGGGAGAAACATGGGCAAAGACCCTGTCCTTGGGATATCAATCATACACCTGAAAcaatgtgtgcacacacacacacatccacatacAATTAGTCATTATCACTTACTGTCTATTGAACAAATGACTGTCCATCAAGGTAGCCATTAACAAGGCTACTTTGGGTAGGGACAAGGAAGGCTACCTAGAAGAAGAAGGGGTGAGTAGAATCTTGAAGACAGGAAAAATCTGGATTTCAGAACATTCTGAAGAAGGCATTCCAggcaggggaacagcttgagcgaAAGTGTTGATGGAGGTGGGAGAGTTTTGAAGAGTCAATGAAGAGTTGGATGTTGAATGCTGTGCTAGGACTGTAGGCTTTGTGAGCCATAGAACGTTTTAGAACAAACAAATGGTGTGACAGGGGAGTTTAAAGTCAGCAAGGAGGTCAAGAGAGGGTATGAGGTTGGTAGGAAGTGCCTGTGATGGGTAGAGGCTCAGGGTTGCATGCAATTAGGACATTTTGGGAACAACACTCCAAGGGCCCCAGTGCCACTCTGCCCTCCCCTGGAAGCCTCCTTTCTTGGATCCTTCTAAGGGGTTTCAGTTTAAGCTGGGACAAGGTTTTATTCCTAGAGCGTGAACCTCTGGCCTAACTCACCCCCTACCTCAGAGTTTTCCCAGCCATCCCCGCTCTACTGAGAGAGGACCTAAAGGTTCTTAGAATGTGTATTGAGGTTTCTCCCCCAGGCACCTCCCAGGCCACTGGGAGAGCTGAGGCCTAGACATGGGGTTGGTGCAACCCTGAGGATGGAGAGTTTGGAAGAATCTTATAATCTCtgaccgggtgtggtggctcatgactataatcctagcactctgggaggctgaggtgcatggattgcctgagctcaggagctgaagaccagcctgagcaagagtgagatcccatttctaaaaaaaaaaaaatacgcatgtgttgtggtgagcacctgtagtcccagctatttgggaggctgaggaaaggatTGTTTGGGCCATGcctctagctcagtgggtagggcatcaaccacatatacctgggctggcaggttcgaacacagaCGGGGCCTGCTacaacaacgatgacaactgcaacaaaaaaatagccagatgttgtggcaggtgcctataggtccagctacttgggaggctgaggcaagacaattgcttaagtccaagagtctgaggttgctgtgagctgtgatgccatggaactctacccagggtgacagcttgagactctgtctcaaaaaaaaaaaaagaaggaaggaaggaagaaaagaaagaaagaaagtaaaaaagagaatcacttgactcTAGAGTTGAGAGCTATAcgaccactgcactctagcaagggtgacaaagtgagactctgtctcaaaaaaaagagagagagagagagaatcttacAATGTTAGCTGTAGAAGGAAGCCTGAATCTATTAGGTTTGACAGACAAAAAAACTACGACCCAGACAGGTAACATTGTGACTtgaagtcacacagcaagtttgGGGCACAGCCAGGACTGGAGCCCACATTtccctggggaggctgaagcaagcaaGGGCTTAGTTTATCTAGGGTGTGTGTAGAGAGGGTCAGGGTTTGGAGCTATTGGTTCCAAATCTTGGCCATTGactgtagctattttttttttttttttgagacagagtctcattttgtcaccctgggtagagtgctttggtgtcacagctcccagcaacctcaaactcttgggcttatgtgattctcttgcctcagcctctcaagtagctcaagaactacaggtgcccgccacaatgcccggctatttttcgttgttggtgcacttgtcactgttgtttagctgaccggggcctggcttgaacccgccagcctccgtgcatgtggcttgGAGGTCTAGCCATTGACTGTAGCTTTGTGATCTTGGAAGGTCGCTTGGGCTCTCTGAATCTGTTTCCTGAACTGTATATGGGGACAGTACCCACCTTTTGGACTGTTGTGAATATATATAGTAAAAACCAGATATAAAGCAccacagcacagtgcctggcacacagtaagtgttcaataaatgccaGCTAGTGGTCTGATAGTGGCAAAAGTAAATGCcattaaatgtttgttgaatggatTATTGAATATGAGTTCATATACTAACAATGAGATTTATTTGTGAGACGCGTGTAAATCGAGACTCATAATCAGTCCCTGTCCTGTCAATCTGCACAGCCTCAGTAGCAACGTGGATTAAATCAACCGTGTAAAGTTTGAAACGCAGAGCAGTCTCTAGGCCATCTTTTACTTAGTCTAGAGCAATTCCTTTCCAAGTTCCCCTCTTTGCAAATTTTCCTGTCGGTTTCACTAACTTCTCCACACTACCAGGTACTCCACTGGAACCCGGAAAGGGGGAATGTTCCTCAAGCCTGCTGAGGAAAAATGGAGTGGGAAAGGAGAGAATGTGCAGGAATGAAGAGATGAGACGGAAAAGGGAGTGAGGGCAGGGAGAAGGGTAATGACGGGAGTGGAAGTGCACGACATGGTGTGGAATTGAGAAAAGGGTACATATCAGGGGACTTGGATATATGATACAGATGAAAGGGTGTGGGGAGCAGTGAAAGCCGGGAGGGAGCTGCAATATGTGGAGGCAGTCAGGAAAATGAAGATCCCATAGGAAGGAGCGGAGATACTCCGTAGGAGCAAAAAGTGTCTCAACAGTCGCCTCTCCCGGAGGCCCTAGTGCCGCTCCCGGGCAGGAACAACAAGCAAACCGTGGAGTGGGCGGGGCGAGGGGATCCGCAGCCGGGGATTGGCTGTCGCTCCGCGGACGGGTGACGCGAGGCGGGCGGGCCCCTTTGTGACGTCACAATCAGCTGTTTGAACCTTCCAATTTGTGCCGTGAGCCGCGCCGCAGCGGCGCAAAGACTCAAAGCTCGGCAGGCGAGCGCAGCAGCCTCGAGCGTCGGACGGCTAGCCCTGCCGCCTGCCCCCGCTCGGTCCCAGCGATGCGACCCGGCCTGTGACCAGCTGGCGACCCTGGGACGCTCCGCCGCACAACTACCTCAGCGCCGCCCCCGTCCGCCGCACCGCCCCCACCCTCAGGTGAGTCCTGACCAGCTTTGGCCTGGGGGGCTCTCCGAGCCCCGGGATACGCCCAGCGCCCCCAGCTCCTGGGCCTTTGTTTGTCTCCGCCGGCGTCCGCCTGGGCTACGTTCCCTGCTCCCTATTGGTTGCTGCATGCCCGGTAGACAATGACGTTCCTTATTTGCATATGACATTGAGACGTCACCAAGGCCGGCACCGCCCCCCCCGGCTCGGGTCGCTTGTCCTCCGGTGACCCTGTGGCCGCTGTGTGGGGACTCGGCCATGGGTGAGAGACGCTGAAATCCAAGGAGGGCCGGAGGGGGCTTGGTGATTTTCTGGTCAATCCAGGGGCTAGGAGTCAGGCCTCTGATACCCAATTTTTTCCTTGAGATCTAAGGAGTCAGACAGCACTGCCAGATCTGACTGGAAGGAATCGTAGAGTTTAGGGAGGCCGCGACTCCAGGTGGTTGGGGAAGCACCAGCTGGTGGTGGAATCCCCTCTCTCCGTCCCCAGGCTCCGCCCCTCCAGGGACTAACTCAACTACATCCTCCTAATCCCTGACTTGTGTGCAGCGCCTTAGCTGACGTCATTCCCGGCAGGAATATGAGGGTCTTAGATCCCATCTCatggaagaggaaactgaggccagagaggaGAAGTAGTTTACTAGAGGTCACACAGCCAATTAGAGTCATGCTCACTGGGTGAATAGAGATGCATTAGCCATGGGCATATATTATATAGTAGGAGCTCAATTAAGTAGCAAGATACATATCCTCCCATTGGGGAGGAGTCAGTGTCATCCCTATTTGATTGGACTCCTAGGTCTTCTCATTCCTGGAACTTTTCCCAGGAGATCTCTGGATTTAGGTTCTCTTTTGTGGCCCTGACTCCCTCTGCCTCACTTTGTATCTCGGAGCCCTCACAGTCCAGTAAAATCGCAACTTCCTGGCTGTTTTGACCACAGAAAGGTGAGTCATTGGCTGCCTCAGGGTGTCTTCAAGGCGGATGTCGGGGTGGAAGGTGGGATGAGGGTTCCCTCTATTGGCCCTTCATCACCTCCCCAACTCCCTGGGTTGTCAGCTAGGAGGGCTCAGACCTGGCATAGGGTGGTTGCAAGGGCTCTGCTGCCCCCTCTCTCTGTTCACAGTGTGGGAGAAGGGGTAGGAGAAGAAGAGCTTCTAACTTTCCAAGCGTATGTGCCTGGAAGCCCAGGAGCCCCATCCCAGCTTAGGTTTTCCTCAAGCATGAGCTGGGAGTAGGGGTGGCCTAGGGCTCAAATGCTATTCTGGGCACAGCTGCTGTAGTTATTAAAGGGAATGTTCTCCCTGGAGCAGAGCTGGGAGTGTGAGAACTAGGAAACTGGCAAGGCTGGGAAAGGAATCTGGGAGGGTCCTCCAGTGatcaggagagagagaaggcactGGCTGGCTGGTGCTGCGGTCACTCCTGGCCATCACTGACTTTCTATGTGACCTCAGGCAGGGAACTTCTCCTTGGGAATCTCTCTTACCTAAATCTGTCTGTAATTTGAGGAGGCCCAGTGCAGGCTCTGGTACAGAGTGGGTGCTCTGGTAAATGCATGCTGAATCTTGGTGCCAAGAATCCCAGACCCTTTTGTAGCTGGACAGAGGGGCAGTGATTATATTGAAGCTTTTGTTTGAATGTCTCTCTCCGGGAGGCCCAGCAGGCTCCGAGTGCAGCTCTGAGTAGGAACAACAAGCAAACAGTGGAATGGGTGGGATGAGGAGATCCACATCATCATATTCTTAGGATTATTTGCTGAGGGTTTTCTGAGCATGTACACTCTGGACTGGATCCTCAGTGATCTGGGGCTAGGCCTGTCCTTTCACTGTTTAGCCATGTATCTCTGGGTAGTCTTGATACTCTTTCTGATCAACAGATTATAAAATGGGCTTGGTGAATATGATGGCCCCTGAAACAGCTCTAAATTTCCCTTTCATCTTCTCAATGAAGTAGAAGCTTCTTAGAAGGGTGTACCTCCTCAAGGTCCCAGTATTCCCTTCTTCCAGGAGGGGCCACACTTTCTGGTTTTTTGATAACTGAGTCACTAACTCCCTGCATATGGGTTAGGATATGTGTATTGTGTTGGAGGCCCAACCTTATAATTCCTGGCATCCAACCAGGGAAGCCAGCACCCAGGGAACACTTCCTTCTTGAGCCCAGTATGGGTCTGCAAATGTGGAAATATTGTCAGAGTATAAAGGTTAGGTGATTCTGTGGCAAGTGTGAAAACTTTTTAGGGAATAGGAGAGGTAACAACAAGCATGAAAATATCCCAGGAGGGTTAGCAGTGAGAGTAGAAATGCTTTCAGGGAGTGGAAGTATGGACATTCCCCAAGAAGTATGGTGACAGGTGGCTCAGCAGCAAAACTATTGATCATCTTTAGGGAACAGGTGTGGCAGGTAAGGCTTTAGGTACAGGCTGGGGGGCTGGCCAGTAGCACTCAGCCCAGGTCTAGGATTAAGATAGGctagggtggggagaggggcagagTTACAGCCACCAACTGGTATCTCAGTTCCTGGAGCAGGGGGCCTTCTTTCTCATCTTCAACCAGGGTTAGGACTAGATAAGGACTTGCTTGGATCCTGGTCCAACCCTCAGTATTCATCTTTAAGGGATCCTGGGATCCCACAGCTCCCTTCCTCCTGTTATCACCACCCATTGACCTGTTATCTGCCAGTGGCCAGGGAACCTGATCTTCCTCCCAGCCTGGGATGCTGCCCTTGAGCATAAGCTGGGAAAAGGGGGCCAGAAGGGGAGGGCTGCCTGCATAGGATCTTCACACCTCATCTGATAGACACAACTGAGCCTTGCCCAATCACAGTTCTGTgggatttctgtttgcctgtgtTTTTCAAACCACACAGGGTCCAGTAGTGGTTCTTAATCTCTGGGGCCATGGACTTCTGTTTAGGAAATCATGATGAAAACAAAAGTCCTTCATCCCAGAAAAATACACGTGAATTATGGCACCTGGCCACCACATCAAAAATGCCTaatccagggtggcgcctatggctcagtgagtagggcgccggccccatataccgagggtagtgggttcaaacccggcctcggccaaactgcaaccaaaaaatagccgggcattgtggcaggcgcctgtagtcccagctgcttgggaggctgaggcaagagaatggcataagtccaagagctagaggttgctgtgagccgtgtgacgtcacggcactctactgaaagtggtaaagtgagactctgtctctacgaaaaaaaaaatgcctaatcTAGACAGATGCCCAACAAAGGCAATGGAGTATAGGGATTCTGAGTGCTGCCTCTGGAATCTGACTGCATGAGTTCAAATCCCATTTCTGTCTCTTACTAGGTATGAGACTTTAGGCAAGatacttctctgagcctcagtttcttcacctataaaaggGGTAGTAATTATATCTACTTCCTATGGTGGTTGTGAGGGTTATATGAGGTCATGTAGGTAAAGTTCCTTAGTATATTATCTGGCACATGGATGTTAGCTATATTATTATGATAATAAACACAATACAGGCAATTTGTTCCCTGCCTGAAGAACTATTTATTACTCTTCAAGGTCTAGCTTGGATGTCCAATTCTCTGGAGACCTTCCCTGATGGAACCTGGTCATATATATCACTTATTCTGTGTTCCCAAAGTACCCTGTCTTACGTACTTTATTagtttattgagtgtttactatgtgccCAGGCAGTATTCTAAGCACTTTGTAAGTGTttagctcatttaattcttttttttttatttcttatctttttttttattgttggggattcattgagggtacaataagccaggttacactgattgcagctCACTTAATTCTTATTACAGCCAGGAAGAGGATACTattattagctcatttaattattttttatttttattttttttgagacagagtctcacgctgtttccctgggtagaggggccatggagtcagcctagctcacagcaacctcaaactcctgggctcaagtgatccttttgcctcaacctcctgagtagctgggactacaagcctgTGCTCCTAAGCCTGGATAGttcttctattttcaatagagacgggggtctcgctcttgctcaggctggtctcaaactcccaagcccaagcaatccacccgcttgggcctcccagggtgctaagattacaggcgggagccccAACAGCCTAGCTTGTTTAATTCTTATAATCTAAGGACTCACAGGAGGGGGTTCTAAGTTAAATAACTTTCTAAAGTTACACAGAAGATAGGAAAGCCTGGGTTTGGATGTAGAAAGTACACACACTAAAAGCTTCCCCACACATCTGTTGTCACTGCTCCTGTGCTGGGGGTACTATCCTCTGTCCTCTGGCTAGGAGTGGGGGTGGACTTGAGTCAGTGGTGGCTCTGATGTCTTTCTACGATTCCTAGGCTTTTGCACTGCCATAGAGCGCCCCCGTGAGGTCGCTTCACTCCCCACCATGTTCCAGCGTCTCACCAGCCTCTTCTTCAGCACCCCTCCGTCCCCCGAAGACCCTGACTGCCCCCGCGCCTTCGTCTCGGAAGAGGATGAAGTGGATGGCTGGCTCATCATTGACCTGCCCGGTGAGGCCTGAGTCAGGGGCCAGGATTCTGATTCTTGGGCCTGTGAAGTAATCCTCAGGGCAGATGGTGGGAGAAGCGGAGGGAAGGGAGCAGCTAGGGGTTTGTGAAGTTCCTCCAACCTTCTGGGCGACTTGGGGCTGAGCCAGTGACACTGGAGGTAGAGTAACAGGGCCCTTTCCCAGGACAGCCTGGACTGCCCTCAGGCAGGGCAATGTTAAGGGTAGCAAGTCGAGACCCCTGGCCTATGGGTGCCCTGTGGGCGCTGGGGGCAGATCTGGGGGTCTGACTAATGATGCCCTTTTTCTCTCTGCCCCACTGTGTTCCGTGTGCTTGTGTCCCTCCTCCTCGTCCCCGCTGCTCTCCCTCTGCGTGGCTTCCCCCCTCTTGCGCCCAGTAGACAGCTACGAGGCTCCACGCAACCCCAGGACTGCCCCAGCCCCTGCAGGCCGCCCCCCACCCGCGCCCTCCTTGATGGACGAGAGCTGGTTTGTTACCCCTCCCGCATGTTTTACTGCAGAGGGGCCTGGACTCGGGCCCACCCGTCTCCAGAGCAGCCCCCTGGAGGACCTCCTCATCGAGCACCCGAGCATGTCCGTTTACGTCACCGGCAGCACCATAGTGCTAGAGCCTGGGCCGCCGTCCCCGCACTCGGACGCTGCCCTGCCTGACGGTGATCTTAGCGACCTTAGCGACCGGTGAGTGGGCTGGGGTAGGGGCCTGGAGGCCGAGTGACATGGCCCCGTGACATGAATCTTGGCGACCAGAGTCCAGGCTAGGAGGCAGGAAGCGGCCAGGACTGGAGCCCGCCTGGCACTTGAGGGGGTTGTGGCCTTGAGAAGCGCGTCTTTGAGACAAAGGGTGTGGCCTGTGGgccgggtggggtggggggttccCAAGGCTAGGAGCTACTGGGGCTGAGCGGGAAGGGGCGGGGCTTTGGTGGTGGGTGTGTCTTTGGGCTAGGGCAGAACTTCTGGCCCAGAGGCTTTGGTGGGGTTTGGAGGCTTGAGGGGCGAAGCCGGACCTGAGGGAGTGGGCCGTCTATTGGTTTGTACGGAAGGCAAGGGTGGAATGAAGGGTTTAGGCAGAGACTCCCCTGAACAGTTTACTTGTGACAGGGGCTAGGACTGACGGAGCCCCACTCTGTCCCCGCAGAGAGCTGGCGCCTGCCCGCCGCGAGCCCCGGGCCCTGCGCCATGCCGCCGCTCCCCTGCCGGCGCGGGCCGTGCTGCTGGAGAAGGCCGGCCAGATGAGGCGGCTGCAGCGGGCCCGGCAGAGGGCCGAGCGCCACGCGCTGAGCTCCAAGGTGGTGCAGCGGCAGAACCGAGCCCGCGAGAGTCGTCCGCGCCGGCCCAAGCACCAGGGCAGCTTCGTCTACCAGCCGTGTCAGCGCCAGTTCAACTACTGAGCTTCGGTTGGCCGCGCCACGAACCCCTTGCAGGCTCCGATCCGCTTCTGTCCTCTCCGCAGTAGCCACTGTGCTGCTCGAGGGGCAGCTGCAGCCCGCCTTGGGCTGGACACCACAACCTCCCTGCTTCTTAAAGTGTGTGAGGTTGGGTGATAGCTCTTCTTTCCTGGACTCTCTCGATTACTCACTTTCTGATCCTCTATAATCTGCCTCTGGACCCCCTTCACCCTCCCCACAGCATCTAATCCTCCAACGCTCCCCGCCCCCATTCCTAACCGTCCATCCTTTCTTCTCTGGACCCCATTCCTGTTTGTCCCCTTCACCCTCTGTCCGGTCCTCTGCCTCTAGCCCACCTCTATTTCTGAGAGCCTCATTCCTGTCCCTGATCTGGCTCGTTCCCCCTTCAGCTTCTACCTTACATGACTTACCACTATCCCATGTTTGACGTTTTACACTCACTCCCTTATTATTCATTCCCAGTAATACCAAATGGAGGGGACCCTGAGCCCAGCTCTGATCAGGTACAACCTGTGAGGCCAGGGCCTCTGTCCTTGCCTTCCAGTAAGGGCTCAGGCTCAGGgttttgcttttagttttccttttttgctctGCCCTAGGGGGTGGCCTCCTTGGAGCTGCTTAGGCCTAGCAAGGTAAAGTATGTGGAAGAGGACAGTGAAATGTGTGTGtcagagggagaagaaagagggaactAAGGGAAAGGAGCAGCATACTGGAGATGTTGACAGGACAGACTAGTTGAGAAGCTGTAGAGAGCAGGGCACCATGGGAGCTTGTACTGTGCTTGCTCAGAGAGGCCAAACCCTGCTCTCAGGCCAAAGCCTGGAGTCTGCCCCTACTTCCCTTTCCTATAATTCATTTCCCAGATGTCTTCCTGAAATCCACCTGAGTCTGCAGACCCTTGAGTCTGAAAGGCTTGGTTAGTACCTTGCCACTCTAGCCTTGACATGCTACCCCAGAGTAGAAGCTAGGCAAGGCCCTGCCATCCTGGCTATCTGTTCACATGTTCAAGGTGCTAGAACTAGCTTAGGAGAGATGCAGGCCAGAGGGCTTGTTGGTGGAAAGTGCCCACACCCCAGGTAAGAATGCAGAGAATGATGCTAGAGAGAATGAACTGTGGGGTGAAGCCATCTCAAGACAGCTTAGCCTTCATCTTGCCTCTGGCCTTGTATTTCACACCCGCTCAGTATGGCTAATAAACACTCCTGAGTTGGGAGGCCAGGAGCTCCACTGTCTCAATCTCCCAATTGTCCCTATCCAGGTTCAGGGCTTCAGGGGGCtgcttctcattttcttctgaaGGGCTTTTTCTTTCTAGGCTGCTGGGGAGAAATGGATGCCCTGTGGCCTCTCCCCCTTCATTAAGTATGTAGAGGAGGGTACCTGAATCTCTGGGTAAGACAGAGGGGAGAGGGACAGCTAGTAGTTGTCCTCCTTCTGGTAGGACTGAATTTTGGGCTTAGACACCAGCAACAGCCTCTTGGGATGCCCCGAGTTTCTATTTCCTCTTTATAGCTGCCCTTATCTAGTGTGTGCTCTTTCTTCCTTGAAACTTTTAAGATTTCCTGTTACATACTAACATAGGTCTTCCTTCTCACTCCGATTATAGGTTTCTATAATTGGAGTTATAGAAAGCTATAGCCAAGCTGAGGCTTGGAGAAAACTCTGCATTTCCATGAGGGCTATGGCAGCTGCCCTCCCTGACCCTGTAGCCCTCAGGCATTATGTGGGATATGTGGGGAAGGGATGGGGTATCCCCATGGATGCTGGGATAAGGCTAGAGAAAGACCTGTTGGTTTCTCCTATCCCAGGTTATAGGCTTAATTCATACTAAAAACAGATCAAAGTCCCCATGCCAATCTACTATGGCCCTAATAGTTGACAACCTTGCTCCTCCTCTCCCAAAATTTTGTTACAAACTAGTTGCTTTTATTCTTCCAGCAACCCACTGGGCAATTCACAGCCAGCCTAGGGTCTTTGGCACTTCCAAGAGCTGAAATTCCCTCCAGCCCTTCCTTCCCTACTCCTCACTACCAGCTGGGGCCTGGGCTAAGTCCTAGGCAGTACCCATGATCCTTCTGGTGAGGGAAGAGTTTAAGATATAATAGGGTATTTGGCTCAATTTTCAAAAGGTCCTGCCCTTACCTATATTTCTGGAGGCTCCTATAATTCTTCTAGAACCTTCCAACCTCTCACTTAGCTGGTTGCTAGGttcatgttattattttttttgtactttccTATAGATTCTGTAGCATTTGAGTGTGGCAATATTTTAATTGTGTACAGATTTCTAAGAATCAACACTACTCAGTCTTCTGCTAGTCTGACTCCTGAAGCATCAGACCTTGTCATACTGTATTGACTGTGTATGTGCCTTTCACCTTGAGCAtgcttcaggattttttttttttttaaactacagaacTTGAATAAATGAGGGaaccagaatttacaaagtcCTATGCAACCTTAGACATGAGGGGTTAGAGAGTCTGTCTTAGCTGATGTTTTCAGAGACCCTGGAGACGTGtgtactggttttttttttttttttttggtagagacagagtttcactttatggccctcggtagagtgctgtggcgtcacacagctcacagcaacctccaactcctgggcctaggcgattctcctgcctcagcctcccgagtagctgggactacaggcgcccgccacaacgcccggctatttttttgttgcaggttggccggggccgggtttgaacccgccaccctcggtatatggggccggcgccctgctcactgagccacaggtgccgcctgtgtGTACTGGTTTGTGAATATTAATGTCAATATTACCAGCACTTTGCCAAAACTTATGTCAGGAGGACCTGTGTCTAGAGTCTTGGTTACATCAAGAGTGACTTCTAGGAGTTATTCCCTAGTAAG from Nycticebus coucang isolate mNycCou1 chromosome 21, mNycCou1.pri, whole genome shotgun sequence carries:
- the TP53INP2 gene encoding tumor protein p53-inducible nuclear protein 2 isoform X3, which produces MFQRLTSLFFSTPPSPEDPDCPRAFVSEEDEVDGWLIIDLPEGPGLGPTRLQSSPLEDLLIEHPSMSVYVTGSTIVLEPGPPSPHSDAALPDGDLSDLSDRELAPARREPRALRHAAAPLPARAVLLEKAGQMRRLQRARQRAERHALSSKVVQRQNRARESRPRRPKHQGSFVYQPCQRQFNY
- the TP53INP2 gene encoding tumor protein p53-inducible nuclear protein 2 isoform X2, with amino-acid sequence MFQRLTSLFFSTPPSPEDPDCPRAFVSEEDEVDGWLIIDLPDSYEAPRNPRTAPAPAGRPPPAPSLMDESWFVTPPACFTAEGPGLGPTRLQSSPLEDLLIEHPSMSVYVTGSTIVLEPGPPSPHSDAALPDGDLSDLSDRELAPARREPRALRHAAAPLPARAVLLEKAGQMRRLQRARQRAERHALSSKVVQRQNRARESRPRRPKHQGSFVYQPCQRQFNY
- the TP53INP2 gene encoding tumor protein p53-inducible nuclear protein 2 isoform X1, with the translated sequence MFQRLTSLFFSTPPSPEDPDCPRAFVSEEDEVDGWLIIDLPVDSYEAPRNPRTAPAPAGRPPPAPSLMDESWFVTPPACFTAEGPGLGPTRLQSSPLEDLLIEHPSMSVYVTGSTIVLEPGPPSPHSDAALPDGDLSDLSDRELAPARREPRALRHAAAPLPARAVLLEKAGQMRRLQRARQRAERHALSSKVVQRQNRARESRPRRPKHQGSFVYQPCQRQFNY